A window of the Emys orbicularis isolate rEmyOrb1 chromosome 1, rEmyOrb1.hap1, whole genome shotgun sequence genome harbors these coding sequences:
- the SMIM45 gene encoding small integral membrane protein 45, with protein MPHFLDWFVPVYLMISILILVGFGACIYYFEPGLQEAHKWRTQRPIMERDLRKTLMIRDNLAFGVPEV; from the coding sequence ATGCCCCACTTCTTGGATTGGTTCGTGCCAGTGTATCTGATGATCTCCATTCTCATCTTGGTGGGCTTCGGAGCTTGCATATACTACTTTGAGCCGGGCCTACAGGAGGCCCACAAGTGGCGGACGCAAAGGCCGATCATGGAACGAGATCTTCGGAAAACACTGATGATACGGGATAACCTTGCCTTTGGGGTGCCTGAGGTCTAG